The Astyanax mexicanus isolate ESR-SI-001 chromosome 4, AstMex3_surface, whole genome shotgun sequence genome segment CGTGCAGCAGCCACCACAGCATTCCAGACACTGTTCAGAGAGGTGTACTGTTTTCCCTCTCTGTGGATCTCACATTTTATGAGGGACCACAGGTTCAGATCAGGTGAACAAGGGGGCCATGgcgttattttttcttcttttagacCTTTACTGGCCAGCCACGCTGTGGAGTATTTGGATGCGTGTGatggagcattgtcctgcatgagaatcatgtttttcttGAACGATACCGACGTCTTCGTGTACCACTGCTTAAAGAAGGTGTCTTCTGGAAACTGGCAGTAGGTCTGGGAGTTGAGCTTCACTCCATACTCAATCCGAAAAGGTCCCACAAGTTCATCTTTGATGATACCAGCCCATACCAGTACCCCACCTCCACCTTGCTGGCGTCTGAGTCGGAGTGGAGCACTCTGCCCTTTACTGATCCAGCCTCTGGCCCATCCATCTGGCCACGCTCATTTCATCAGTCCATTAAACCTTGGAAAAATCAGTCTTAAGATATTTCTTGGCCCAGTCTTGACGTTTTATCTTATGTTTCTTGTTAAAAGGTGGTCATTTTTTAGCCTTCCTTACCTTGGCCATGTCCCTGAGTATCGCACACATTGTGCTTTTTGATACTCCAGTAAATGTTGCATCTCTGAAATATAGCAAAACTGGTGGCAAATAGCATCTTGGCAGCTTCACACTTGATTTTCCTCAATTCATGGGCAGTTATTTTGCGCCTTTTTTCCAACACGCTTCTTGTGACCCTGTTGGCTATTTGCCATGAAACGCTTGATTGTTCGGTTATCAAACTTCAAAAATTTGGCCATTTCAAGACTGCTGCATTCCTCTGCAAGACATCTCACAATTTTTGACTTTTCAGAGTCCGTCAAATCTCTCTTCTGACATATTTTGCCAAAGGAAAGGAAGTTGCCTAATAATTAAGCAAACCTTATATAGTGTGTTGATGTCATTAGACCACACCCCTTCTAAATACAGAGATGCACATCACCTGATTAACTTAATTAGTAGTTGGCTCTCAGGCCTATACAGCTTGGAGTAGGACAACATGTATTAAAAGGATGATGTGATCAAAATACCCATTTGCCTAATAATTCTGCACACAGTGTATAGTGTGCAAATACCCATATGTAAACTTAAGACACAAATAAGAgttatattttaaacagtaccccaattatttaaatgacttttaattaattaattaattaaataaataaacaattggtttaatttttattattgctcagaATTATATTTAAGGATTAGACCTTATTTTTAGAAGTAGTATCTTAGATTTTATCTATAGGATTGATTTTAGGTTAATATAAcccttttttcttactttcaGAACTACACTGtcagttatatatttaaacccttaatcagaaatgtaccttaaataagaaaaaataccttttaaagttagtttgtaaaataaaataccatcttaaattaaatatgtgggcccactctaaagaatacactcataaagaacagaattatagatgaaatgaacagaactaaacggtgcaggtctggttcggagcttaatgtccgctttactctaacgagcagaaataagagtttcagatttacctcagattcagtgaatatgagcgggagcagagcgcggggtcctgcagcacggagcgttttccctcagaggaactctgatccacgcggggactcagagcgctctctggttagcagtgttagcggtcctggtgttcagtggaggcggagagagcgcgagtcagtccggggaacagtctgtcggagcggcgctgcagcggagagttcacggctagcgcagagcagctaatacacgaggctaaacacagctagccgagctggctaagctaacagtgctaacagaacttcacttatagagagattatcccagctttatccaccagcacactctcagtatggacttcagtgtccttaaaattaccggttagtttaattaatactgattattagtgaatttagttcagcctgtgaggaactttatcctcctcgcctctcccgcgctgctactcccgcatctccgctgttctctctcgtcccgtgggcgggcccgttccaatcctctactccaccctcacctgtacacttctcccctgagtagatcccttaatcacttttagcTAACCTTCCTGCATTAACacagaaaagaaatgaaatatgtactctgtactgcttttctttttaaactatttacacaaacacaatgactattttgaacatgtttagtactcttttaaaccatcactatgcatttataagactttaattattgctgtatttatttgtgtatctattttagaactaTTTTTTTTACCCGGGGCTACATGAGAATATGCGAGAGGGGtgtatcccatagtgagataccgaatgaacgcttgaaagagaacacaatttacaagaaaaaaaattgcaagaaataaaacaaatttaccagacttttacacactgttactaGTGCTGAAACACTTACATTGGTCAGTaaaaaagcaactgctttgtttgtacatttagctaggctagctaccaataatagtGGCCAGTTAaacagcaaatgctgtgtttggatatttagttAGCAAGCTATCAATACTAGTAGTCAGTAatacaggaaatgctttgtttatacatttggtcagtaaaatagcaaatgctgtgtttggatatttagctagacaagctaccaataataatggtcaataaTTAAGTAAATAACAATTAAGTAtagttggtgaatgactatgcttttcaaaaaacaacacaacccacaagcattcacataaaaaaaaccttataaacaTGAAATCAAGTTAAAAACAtgttactctacctttggaagttattgtatatttaacccttttaagcctgaaccaataacaaaaaaacatatttttttccgaatttcaatcttaaattgactattatgttacacttcaacacaaatccattttacattggatttctctgttgggcgcctttgagtatttaacaaataataacatgagacaatctcaggcctataggtttcatgtcaaacatatgttgagaaaacacaatgagattgcagatctgcaatctaaaagccgttaattaaaacacacagatgagtaaatatagaggtgaagcaatacaaagataatagtttgtagtggataaaaacaattaagaaactacaagatttggatattcttagtaaattttggagattaaaaaccttaaacaacatataatattcaataagaaaaagataagagagcataaaacttgagtaatacaacaaccaaatatccctctatggtaacagatttttaatcagaacgactgaaccatagacaaatgagaacaccagCAAAGGGAATGAATGAGCCCACAACCTTACTGCACTACACAAGCCTGGAGTGGGTTGATTTCAGTTTGAGAACTAcagctggagcgttttatttaacctctgtaaaggattttgttggcctctctgcagaGTCTGGATGCTCCTCTGGTCCAGATGGCAGTAcccggcacagtgtcgtctctctgtggctctgggtctcacttttgggagcacactctggagttcctcaggtggtgttttcacttcttctttcatgCAGATGGGCCTAGTGGTTAATAgtattaagctaagctatgctaagcttggggaactgaggacggcttccacagagtgaaaaaagagatactagaaattaatagaaataatcaaatctgcatatactagaaaggGGGTTAAAACATTTAGTTGCCAGCTAGGAATCCTACTcactatgacatctaaattttaaagactaagttttttccattcttcagaactgaactcctaccgtaactaccctaaaagctctgctctgtctcacaaagaatgtcctggaatatcaaacatattagaaaacataacatggaattcaataaacatgatCGCTGGatgagattcattttgctgaacctgtaaaatccattgttaaattcagttcatgtttgtttctggtggaacgtgtcccaagcgacaaagtaaaacatttgtgtaggataaggtgttctgtctgaaagactttcgatttgcacttttaattgccgtgGGACAAATTTGgtacagttttctctcctgtgtgaatgctctggtgatttttgagatgactctgttgattaaaactcttcccacagactgagcagtgatacggtttctctcctgtgtgaatgcgctggtgtattttgagactattctgttgagtaaaactcttcccacagtctgagcagtaatacggtttctctcctgtgtgaatgcgctggtgtatttggaatgtaacctgttgagtaaaactcttcccacagtctgagcagtaatacggtttctctcctgtgtgaatgcgctggtgtttttggagagcactctgttcagtaaaactcttcccacagtctgagcagtaatacggtttctctcctgtgtgaatgcgctggtgattattgagagtactctgtaaagtaaaactcttcccacagtctgagcagtaatacggtttctctcctgtgtgaatgcgctgatgtattttgagattactctgatgattaaaactcttcccacagtctgagcagtgatacggtttttctcctgtgtgaatgcgctgatgcagtttgacagCATTCTGttcattaaaactctttccacagtctgagcagtgatacggtttttctcctgtgtgaatgcgctggtgaattttgagattactctttgcagtaaatctcttcccacagtctgagcagcaatatggtttctctcctgtgtgaatgcgctggtggtttttgagattactctgtttagtaaaactcttcccacagtctgagcagtgatgtgttttttctcctgtgtgaatgcgctggtgttttttgagattactctgttgagtaaaactcttgacagagtgctgatgtttctccatgtcgggacttggcttcatttgtctgttaaatgtatcaaacaatgtctgcgtgttctggaggctCTTCAGGATGGCTTGTTCTTcaactctttcagcagtttaacactgctcttagttaaatatcctggttgttggtgatgaagttcaggagaataatttcatttctggaaaacacaaagaaaaatgcagttgtatattacaataaaagcaggtcaattaactgaagagatcTGCCTGAGGTGCCTATATTGACATCTGAGACATCTTCATATCACcataaatgtttcagtatttttCCTACTTCTAAGTCCTTAGTGTAAAGGGGatgctggtggtcctccagccactagaggtAGCCCACATTTTACCACTTGCAATAATCAGGCTGACGCCTGTTTACTGCCTTTATAAACACTGCCCACTGTTTAGACAAACAGtcttgattcttttctggtctcactagaacctgacatcaatggcttaactaatttgtttactaaatcaatatagcGGACACGGTGGCGTATCACAGCATCCGGTCGAAGCCCAACTTCATCTGTAGAACCAGAGAGCAGCTCCaaatttcatcaactctaactaaatgttactaaagcagtaaatcattctagcacttccaccttaaatattatcAATTCTTCTTAGTTGTCCTGAaaatgtaacaaaacatttagtgaataaaataaaaggactatATTAACTCATACAGTGCATTTCAGCAGTTTGGAATTAATATGCTCGAGAGAGAGTGAATTCTTGTCCTGCCtctttcctgtttttatgttccaGACATgagataatataatttttttccagacgAGGGACCGAAAGACATAAATCCTTGGGTTTTACAGATTGAGTGggtcagccaccacactcgctgctatcgctactgtgttgccagatctctcttaaaaagtccacactaaatttttttttccccccgcaagacaggtttaagcttgactagaaatattgtcacattttaatcTCACGAGATCTCGTGCCTCGGGATCTTTTCACACCCCTAATGTTAATTATAAaagatgtttttgtttctttaaaataaaatataaaaaaaaagcaaatggatGGATGTCGGAAAATGCAGCGTCTATTGATGTCTGAAATGCAAGAAATGATGATTTGATGCCTTGGCTGGCCACATTATCTTACTTAGAAGGAAGTGCAGGAAAGTTTGTatccaaattaaaataataaaatatgtcctGACTTGGTGTCAGGACAAAAACACTGGTAACATTAGCCAGCAAAGTAAaattagctacttggttaaaaaaaagcactggtaacattgactagctagataacattagctacttggttaaaaaaagcactgtgaaCATTGGATAGCTAGATAAAATTAGATACTTGGAGAACGATGGAGAAAAATatcaaataagtttaaaaaaaataaagcaactgTATAGAGGGGTACATTCATTTTGAAGGTAACATAAGGTTCTAGCCACCTTTAGCTAACCTAACCAATGCTATCTAaataactaagctaagctagcaggcaatttcaaacaataaaatactattagaagcctgaatgtcttaaacacattaaatgtgtgatgagttgttgttatatagcctaaatggtaggataatgtacaagctgtctgtaatgCTTAATCCTTTTctttataattaactttagctgttagttgtggtattggtaacaacactgggtcattttacaagctaatgggctccttgcactcacggctctgacacatttccgttttcaaataatgcggctcggacgtttccggttgaattgtttacattcgcctgtataggcaaattcatagactgtatatagctggacagagcatcgtctcttaaaagtgaagccaccacaggtcgggcgccccctgctgttcggctgcagaaagctgtgtaactccacccatccccataggtttcaatggcaaaacagacaactttcaatcacgtttttttccaatatactgtaattctacctccattatttaaatgcagcagctagtgtaacctctgcttatattgtcaaatttttatatccccacagaattcggtttttaaaactttattcggctctatccaaaaaaggtgtggttatggtaaaagggcttcttatgggcgggaccaataacagaccgtcagctccgctccgcagtctgtgaccgcaaggcagccctcaggggcggggttatttaaatgagtaggccgtctctccacagcctttctccctcctctggtctctactgcgcagactctggtctctgaatcgccaaaatggggGAAgactttggcttcattttcattgaatgaatgggaacggcgacacggcgtccatctttatatacagtctatgggcaaaacatacattttttttttactggcgaGAGGTCAAAATGGTCAGAAGTTAAACCAAaaacgtcagaagcttggagacgactggaaaagcatgcagtgccactgctttttaaatggaattATTAACGTTACAGCACCCAGGTTCCAAGTGTTTGGGAGAGGAGATCAGCTAAACGTACTTGGCTGAATGATCcaccagctagcatttttattattatagctagatattattattattattattattattgatattattattattattaatattatagctagatattattattattattatagctagatattattattattattatagctagcacttttattattattaatattattaatgctaGAATGTGTATGATTCTTTTTATaaggattattatttttactatcattattattatagttagcattgtTATAgccagcatttttattattatagctagcatttgtctaattatttttatgatgattattatagttagcattattattattactagcattttattagacttccatttgataacaggagaaactaacaactaacagtaatgcacctagcaagctagttagctatactagctaatgctgagctgtgtgggctaacgtaaaatataagaaaaaatctTCGTAGTGTGTAGGTATGATATAGTTTACAGGTATATAGTTAAAAGTCTTTCTCTAGCTTTCTATTGGaaggctttactggtctccttgacgttgaggtaaatttttagaagctcttgtaaacaccagctgaaaatactgacataacgagtgtattggaaaaggcaaacaggaaacgctggagcagcactgatgaaaagtagttgtgcaaagagcgcattttgctaatgctaatgctcctgccatagtgctggaaaaatctgtacatctaagcttactgtaaataaacagaagcgctttaaacacccaaataaacagttttcaggggagaaatctgtgtagatccagCGCTTGCTTGGCAtttgaaataaaaagagagagagagagagagagagaaacttcttcaTACCtcctgtagttcagctgatcctgctcttcctccgagCAGCGCGAAGACAGCAACATTAGAGGGACAAATCCGACGGCAACCGGAAGTGcgtgtttcaaaataaaagacccaagcggttaatacatttttagttaatattagacaaaatgcaattttaataTCCTTAggctacactattattataatatttgaaaACAAAAAGAAGTAGTATTATATATGAAAAAGTACGTATACACATTATTTTATcccattaaattatattaataaagggTGGGCATAGTTTTATCAATCTGCTgtctaaactatacattgtgtcaacataaacccatagtgaaaaatattcatcagaccctcctctgtcagaaaacatggagttatCTATGAAAAAAGCAGAATTGTAGATGAAGGAGTCATCACACTATAGGCGATAAATAGCTATATACcattaaatgatatgaatacagggtgggcatagttttatcagtctgctgcctaaactatacattgtgtcaacataaacccatagtgaaattaattaatcagaccctcctctgtcagaaaacatggagttatctatcaaaaaagcgtaattgtagacGTAGGAGTCACTTATACTATAGGCGATACATGGTTATATCCCATTAAATTATATGAATACAGGGTGGGCATAGTTGTATCAGTGTGCtgcctaaactatacattgtgtcaacataaacccatagtgaaattaattaatcagaccctcctctgtcagaaaacatggagtttactatcaaaaaagcgtaattgtagatgtAGGAGTCATCACACTATAGGCAATAAATGGTTATATCCcattaaatgatatgaatacaGAATAGGCATAGTTGTACCAGTCTGCTgtctaaactatacattgtgtcagcATAAACCgatagtgaaattaattcatcagaccctcctctgtcagactACAACTATttcatcaccgcagagataattattaaagcttataaactgcagttttaatccttttaaaacaggtctgtgtgtaactccagcatcagtagcagtaatgctattaaatctactgaataaaaacattagttttagaaaatggaaagatagaggtacgttttctttcctattttagtgaaatactttgttctactttgtagaattaaaggaaaaccccagagaagtagttctacagtgttttaaatgagagttttagctgtttagctccattcagctccatgcattgaggactccctcgcgggctccctctagcggtgatgggtataatgtgatatagcgggggagggggcggggctctacataacccggatgaggctgagcttccggggtctgtagctggagaggagaCAGAGCAGGaacagctgaactacagaaggtatggagaatctctttctctctctctctctcttgtttacagatcatacacaggataacggagcCTCACACTCCTGCCTTCGCTCCCCTAcatcactaatacacacctgAGATTAATCTGAACTAaacctgagataaatcagttctgtggaaattccttctTAAGTCTGTGTGATAAGTCTCTACTCATTTCTTAGTTACTCTAGTTCagattgtttagtttagtttagtttcaaaattTCCTTCTACTAAGTCCAGTTTCACAGTTGCTGGGaagtcatgtgactctcccgtcaaaataaaagtaagcttgtaaaattttaaatttaagaatGCAGGAATTAGTGATTTTAGTGATTATAGAGAGGAGAAGTTCAGGTAAGAAGTGGAATTTTACTACGTAACATTTAttggcttactgatttaacagaaaatttgctatttcactgtaataatgaacataaaaattacaatatatttagccCCACTGTTATTAAGAAATTCCAGCTAAACCATTACTGTAGAATACAGTCTCCATACAGTGCTTCTTTAatgatacttaaataaataaatagttaaatgacTCTTAACAAGACAGTatcacatattactaaattaccaatgttaaaaaatgtagtaGATCCTGTTAATTATGATATGAGTCTTCAGTTAAAGGAATTTTAAGCACGTTGTAAGCACGGTTAATTGATGTAAACTTATTGGTAATGTTAtctgcatttaaaatattttgttaaacatataTAGATGTGTCACAATGTGATTTAATGTTTAACAGAAGTAACACTATAAAGAAAGATATATTTAATTCAgctgctgacagcatgttttatactgtactatttCACAATCGTACCTTTTATtacctattttattatattaactatattatttcatgcatttataagtttgaaaaaccttttaattaattttaaactttatcaaactactttataatatatatttttacagatataaaacagaatattattacatattagggggacttttattttgacagaaaatcGTTTAGGATCACAATAGGCCATCGCAGTTGTgtagtcattttgtagtcggtgacatgttgttgtttatgcccatatttggggtttcatgtctgaactgtttttgtaaatggcaaaaatgatCAGGCCATTCAAAAACTCGCCTCTATCTAAAGCTGGGCGATAAggcccaaaaaatatatattttatttatttttttttttatccgattttcGATTCAAAcagattttttcccctactaaaaatataattaaagaaattgttaaaaactagtttttatttatttagttttcacttaaatgtcccctttgtggttaaagtgctacgagaaacaaacaaaaaacagaaacaatgCAAAACATCTGGTAACTTTTCGAAAgctagtttaggtactgacacaatgcaccctcaaacttaaaaaataaataaataaacccatccTCAaagaacaaatagaaagaaataaaatggtaccctttttgataaaacttacaaaataaaaaacaagtacgcaaatatgctattaagtaaaaACTTTTCCCaattgggcttgaattgcaaaacaaagcttttaaataagtgccagtgttctataaaatgagatgataTTTTCtcattaatatgcaaaaaatcataaactgtagtgcttacagaacctggtacgTAGTTGGAAGATGTGTCAGGGACAGTTGCTTGTTTTACTTTGGATGGTGTGCTAGCTCACTCTGAAGTACAGGAGCCCACAGGGGAGCTTCGGTGgtcaaaattaaaactcagagaaaatcgattttcataaaaacacattgtccttaactgtaaattagaATTAATCAAAAAAtcaattaatcgcccagctctacctctatcacattctgtgctaaatacatatgtttaggaccctgtacgttttattctgtgtacattttcctcctggacatcactggatcctctgtattacgagatcgtttaagtgTAGTAATTAGATTAATGCTAgtgtttagctaatgctacagtgcacTGAACTGACCTCACAACATAGCAGCGCTGAATGTGGGGGGAATATCAGAgattagggatgtcccgatccagctttttgaacttccgatccgataccgatatttatttgcacttccgatccgataccgatatcggccgataccgataccggcctatccgagcatgtattaatgtttaaagttatttagccaacGTACTTACTGTTGTCAAACTTATGTTGAAAAGCtttttactcttgataacaagtagccagctgaataAGGTGTGTTTGAATAATTAGGTGTGTTtggttggtaaggagaaactgacttgtttatttagcaattaataaactcaaaatagacaaaataataaataacaatgagaaatggcgacagtaaaccaaggcttaaaaagccataagtgcaaataatattgtaaattgtatttaaaaaagcaaaacacacaaagtgagtagaaaatagtctattaacagcatcagtactcttgagtgctgtactcatcagtgcttttgaacaagtgtaaaccaaagcttaaaaaaatcagtgcaaatattgtaaactatttaaaagcaaaatgccttCTACTCCCGAATCTCCTCCACACTTTGCTGCTCCAACCCCATCTACATACTCCCTTCAATTCCAACTGTTTGCCGTGCCTGCAGTccgagcatgatggggagattctttttatacaaagacgagcatttcaatatgctcaggtgtcagcttgctcctgtgttagtaatgtaaccataatataataaatattttgtataagcaattaaagctaaattttCTAAATAAGCTACATTTCACACagctttaccttttagttgcataaataagaaacataacatgtttcataaacttctttatttgcaaataattgtgaaatcgTGAATTGTGAAATAATTGTGATCGAACAACAGGCACTCTGGTTTTATCCTAGAACTTAAATAAAAGTACTCAGGGAAATAGGAAACAAGTATTTTCTTAGTACCAACTTTAAATCATTTACTCAGAAACTAACAAAAGGGAGAAAACTTTAAAAAACTCCAAAAGAGGGGGAAACATAAAGCAGCCTCTGGAGAACTCCAAAGGAGGCTTTAAATAAAACCtaaggattttttttccttttgatttacttttttttctttttaacaatcTAGGAAAGTTCTCAGCTTCTAGTGGGACCTGAACTGAATTTAGACTGTCTGTTTGAACAGTGGGCCACCCTTATAAAGGCATTAAACAGGTGTCAGCCTGATTATTGCAAGTGGGAAaaggtggcctccctctagtggctggaggaccaccagcgcCCCCTTACACTGTGGACTTCGACTGggataaaagtacagaagcttttatggtaaatgaTGATGTCCCAGTAGTTTCATCAGTATGGTGTAACTGATTTAgtcagttctcttcagttaattgacctgcttttattttaatattcaatggcatttttctttgttttttccagaaatgaaaatattctcctgaaattcatcaccaacaaccaggatagacaaagagcaatgttaaactgctgaaagatgtGAAGCAAAAGCCGTCCAGAAGAATCTTCAGAACAcgcagaagaaagaagaagaagaaacacgcagaaacagtttgctatgtttaacagacaaatgaagccatgtcctgacatggagaaacaaaagcactctgtcaagagtttcactaaacagagtaatctcaaaattcaccagcgcattcacacaggagagaaaccgtatcactgctcagactgtgggaagagttttagtaaacagagtaatctcaaaaaccaccagcgcattcacac includes the following:
- the LOC125801415 gene encoding zinc finger protein 239-like; the protein is MKPSPDMEKHQHSVKSFTQQSNLKKHQRIHTGEKTHHCSDCGKSFTKQSNLKNHQRIHTGEKPYCCSDCGKRFTAKSNLKIHQRIHTGEKPYHCSDCGKSFNEQNAVKLHQRIHTGEKPYHCSDCGKSFNHQSNLKIHQRIHTGEKPYYCSDCGKSFTLQSTLNNHQRIHTGEKPYYCSDCGKSFTEQSALQKHQRIHTGEKPYYCSDCGKSFTQQVTFQIHQRIHTGEKPYYCSDCGKSFTQQNSLKIHQRIHTGEKPYHCSVCGKSFNQQSHLKNHQSIHTGEKTVPNLSHGN